Proteins encoded within one genomic window of Paraglaciecola psychrophila 170:
- a CDS encoding S41 family peptidase: MNQKLLLALITVMSLVLNACGGGSSLPPIVPKIPKITEPGWLTGQFSDDSIYKDLCAVPRIGPDSNGDTFSDAQGSSMHEKMWLRSWTNDTYLWYSEVDDNNPSPFTVAAYFNQLKTNERTASGTFKDNFHFSQSTEDYNQRTQSGVTSGYGISWEFVSSSSPRRLIVRYTEPSSPAAIASVSRGYELKTIDGIDFINATSQANVDQINAALFPSDAGQTFNFVFTDEAENELLTVNLTSENIELQPVQNVKVIDTAVGRMGYMQFNSFIRAGQQGLIDGFQQFVDQGVTELVIDLRYNGGGLLAMASQVAYMVAGSAQTSNQTFETLQFNDKYPNVDPVTGNTLRPTPFYTREIDWTTSQFINDSPLPTVNLTRVFILATDNTCSASEAVINGLRGIDVEVVLIGNTTCGKPYGFYPTDNCSITYFTIQFQGVNAKGFGEYSEGFLPVTSPVFDDQLPGCTVTDNFTQVLGNKNESLLAAAIGYAETGVCTLQNKPANKPKNKSVNENSLHKSGISIKTPNTILDSIKIFTPITEPTEL; encoded by the coding sequence TTTCAGATGATTCAATTTACAAAGATCTCTGTGCCGTCCCAAGAATAGGCCCAGATAGTAATGGCGATACGTTCTCTGATGCTCAAGGCAGCAGCATGCATGAAAAGATGTGGCTTCGCTCTTGGACTAACGATACTTACCTTTGGTATAGCGAAGTGGATGATAACAATCCTTCACCTTTTACTGTTGCTGCTTATTTTAACCAGCTAAAAACCAATGAGCGCACTGCATCAGGAACGTTCAAAGATAACTTCCATTTTTCCCAATCGACCGAAGACTACAATCAACGCACACAAAGCGGTGTCACCTCTGGATATGGCATCAGTTGGGAATTTGTTAGTTCAAGTTCACCGAGGCGTTTGATAGTGCGTTATACCGAACCGAGTTCGCCAGCCGCCATCGCTTCTGTTAGCAGAGGTTACGAATTAAAGACCATTGATGGCATTGATTTTATTAATGCCACTTCTCAGGCTAACGTTGACCAAATTAATGCTGCGTTGTTCCCATCAGATGCGGGGCAGACCTTTAACTTTGTGTTTACCGATGAAGCTGAAAATGAGCTGTTAACTGTCAACTTAACCTCAGAAAACATTGAATTACAACCCGTACAAAACGTAAAAGTGATAGACACAGCCGTTGGCCGGATGGGCTATATGCAATTCAATTCATTTATCCGCGCAGGGCAACAGGGGTTAATTGATGGGTTTCAGCAGTTTGTTGACCAAGGTGTCACTGAACTGGTTATTGACCTACGTTATAATGGCGGCGGTTTGTTAGCGATGGCTTCGCAAGTTGCTTATATGGTAGCGGGCAGTGCGCAAACCAGTAATCAAACCTTTGAAACACTTCAATTCAATGATAAATACCCTAACGTAGACCCAGTAACAGGTAACACATTACGCCCAACCCCTTTCTACACTAGAGAAATTGATTGGACTACTAGTCAATTTATTAATGATAGCCCTTTGCCAACTGTTAATTTGACCCGTGTCTTCATACTGGCGACAGACAATACCTGCTCGGCTAGCGAAGCCGTTATTAATGGCCTACGAGGTATTGATGTAGAAGTGGTGTTAATTGGGAATACCACATGTGGTAAGCCCTACGGCTTTTACCCCACCGATAATTGTAGTATTACCTACTTCACTATTCAGTTTCAAGGCGTAAATGCCAAGGGATTTGGGGAATACTCGGAAGGATTTTTGCCCGTCACTAGCCCGGTATTCGACGACCAATTACCGGGTTGCACAGTTACTGATAATTTCACTCAAGTCTTGGGGAACAAAAATGAGTCACTTTTAGCAGCGGCTATTGGATATGCTGAAACAGGTGTTTGTACACTTCAAAATAAACCTGCAAATAAACCTAAAAATAAAAGTGTGAATGAAAACAGTTTGCATAAATCGGGGATTTCAATCAAGACCCCGAATACTATTCTTGATTCAATTAAGATATTTACCCCAATTACCGAGCCAACAGAATTGTGA